A stretch of the Aphis gossypii isolate Hap1 chromosome 2, ASM2018417v2, whole genome shotgun sequence genome encodes the following:
- the LOC114129919 gene encoding metacaspase-2-like isoform X2, giving the protein MEPLMPSEIARLVYGYLKNEKNEDTAECFLKSSPCLTECYQMFKTKRNFNIKVNGFNLHDIFDLFGTMSSMIEERISETCESKTLIEKLQYLLDLNHTTTKEDKSTEIKLNMVDKCVGNRVHTKDQGTHISINIEANKSTCTSEELLKVPLFPEIISNNVYKTEEVDSFNNETTLNNERNLSTFSLSSPSSEIHLIDNNVRATFFKIEDKQSPIFQVNKQMCSTPEKKKDEPKISIESIPQFSPKYIHNLISVDQTKYQKVPEATSLDSMPGFSKEDRIKDGSIVIDTGELVDTFLNDQKGNLDPPTLEKALNSTQTDPQIKNILDEFLVFNVDNAEIGKKAYTNDHLGSIKSRLRSAKKKDDVLHKFKKNSFNNQNHIVYGNEECIQVDNNIVLIHEGNIKTTAFESYDLLSNQLVLLSTDSYNFDSTKIEPEENCLSKANYVKIAPKITPLLKIQQVPEKQVFPKRRKHGIMSKFGKRNIISRQLPIQTPKSIIIEVPSQRSFETQEKINIEKNDIIKLPEVSSKVNDTICYNTPVDRLQPPKNKSMSTPRRRRTHVRCLDFTTPQPKNMTQNQAHSRLLYNTHKKFEKCLEEPSSSPIPVLQADWGSVNGFESIIKKENIKHWDTDIREMVGAGILTSDADGRKRTKKKTPIKNIKRVIDQNNSIVLTEEQKKSSNNLIIANEFDTDISSISESTYDDLNKPLKEQIKFPISLENSGKIIELFNEQTPIVSDTSINVNNKKLLKNQSELMTPFKKIDKITELNNGQLSIKSDSLKSQCGITQIHSEQSHANINEQENNQNQLIKSPSLEIEPKKTKQEKDPNFLKMFNNYNYLLTKKKLIKSTKYLKEQGLLDKTHTNNSNELSSPMKPISIEPVNTNLVETPYKRDDGVVDVPKTPISKIKCLTQVNSLTETPSIEVFKKTSYLNKQPILQFPSTSRNLGSVDTLIVLPEQDSIKTSKNTNCEIGLREFLNPSIQIKTTNNKLSNKTKIDKFECTPLKSKVKCLSKSKVKSLLKRKNIEAKKKQFYESVKVELFGSEVSSSSSSCELINTNEQTETIIINKKPQDKEKISGFKHIPKRKIVNSMPVVNVTSVENHLLNELNNQPTKIPSIKPIIVQHENNNDNTSEKIKKENSKNIKKFMVHFDDPIEKIFSLSKSPSKSTNKNTSKIPKKNTINDNSEQLIGLSRYLNKTSRTYGCRLKGKKVKTIEPRIKTTKTDNINSKMHNVNRSSENISTSYSSNKKKSHDMKNQRIKLSESCITDLNEVSYEIENNAVHNKNIVPLDFEQTKCLDDNIFNPNCITNKNNNIVNNISCVTIRHDDKLDTQINKISDPIDYMEYLKKSKVYEVITEDGKHEMVYLHLSEKFIFLDILSELDSTQLSDPITSTLITVNKKLGDISEIESGELTNDEEILIPITSTPKDGVKIKNDKNNRARRSPSIWEDSFHNYPIRHRNNRYRETSYLQNNIHRKYDKYRTKKIQHHNDRLQFNNQNHFQRSNHQNVKREFWKDIVRGTDKFKHKDEKRCYHDYSKGKNWVEENPQRMSQSDVQKFRRSENIVNKALKRPINQEINNKTPAKVSKVEHQRLLTNVDVDDFLSVVHGKNKNL; this is encoded by the exons atggaaCCATTGATGCCATCCGAAATCGCTCGTTTAGTATACG GTTATTTAAAGAACGAAAAAAATGAAGATACTGctgaatgttttttaaaatcctCTCCTTGTTTAACTGAATGTTATCAGATGTTTAAGACTAAAAgaaactttaatataaaagtgaaTGGGTTCAATTTACATGATATATTTGACCTTTTTGGAACTATGAGTAGCATGA TTGAAGAACGAATATCTGAAACATGTGAATCGAAaacattaattgaaaaattacagtATTTGCTAGATTTAAATCATACAACAACCAAAGAAGATAAATCTACTgagatcaaattaaatatggtTGACAAATGTGTTGGTAATAGAGTTCACACTAAAGATCAGGGTAcacatatatcaataaatatagaagCAAATAAAAGTACATGTACATCagaagaattattaaaagtccCATTGTTCCctgaaataatttctaataatgtttataaaacagaAGAAGTTGACTCATTTAATAACGAGACCACTTTAAACAATGAGAGaaatttaagtacattttctTTATCTAGTCCATCTTCTGAGATACAtctaatagataataatgtgagggcaacatttttcaaaattgaagaCAAACAATCTCCAATATTTcaagttaataaacaaatgtgTAGTActccagaaaaaaaaaaagatgaacCAAAAATTAGTATTGAATCAATACCACAATTTAgtccaaaatatattcataatttaatttctgt tgatcAGACAAAATATCAGAAAGTTCCAGAAGCAACATCACTCGATTCTATGCCTGGATTCTCTAAAGAAGATAGGATAAAGGATGGATCAATTGTGATTGATACTGGTGAATTAgttgatacatttttgaatgatcaaa aaggGAATTTAGATCCTCCTACTCTAGAAAAAGCATTAAATTCTACTCAGACTGAtccacaaataaaaaatatactagatGAGTTTTTAG tttttaatgtTGACAATGCTGAAATTGGTAAAAAAGCATATACTAATGATCATCTAGGCTCAATTAAATCACGTTTACGTAGTGCCAAGAAAAAAG ACGATGTGcttcacaaatttaaaaagaatagttttaataaccaAAATCATATTGTTTATGGTAATGAAGAATGTATAcaagttgataataatattgtattgatacATGAAGGAAATATCAAAACAACAGCTTTTGaaagttatgatttattatcaaatcaatTAGTTCTACTATCAACTGATTCATATAACTTTGACTCTACTAAAATAGAACCAG aagaaaattgtttatctAAAGCAAACTATGTGAAAATTGCTCCAAAAATAACTCCTCTGTTGAAAATTCAGCAAG ttcCTGAAAAACAGGTATTTCCAAAACGAAGAAAACATGGCATAATGAGTAAATTTGggaaaagaaatataatttctagacAGCTGCCTATTCAGACTcctaaatcaattattattgaagttcCTAGTCAACGTTCATTTGAAActcaagaaaaaattaatattgagaaaaatgatattattaaattacctgAAGTTTCATCTAAAGTTAATGATACGATTTGTTATAATACTCCAGTTGATAGACTACAAcctccaaaaaataaaagtatgagTACACCTCGTAGGAGAAGAACTCATGTAAGGTGTTTAGATTTTACCACTCCACAGCCTAAGAATATGACTCAAAATCAAGCTCATTCAAGGCTTCTTTATAATACCcacaaaaaatttgaaaaatgtttggaaGAACCTTCGTCTAGTCCTATACCAGTACTGCAAGCTGATTGGGGATCAGTTAATGGAtttgaatcaattattaaaaaagaaaatattaaacactggGATACAGATATTCGAGAAATGGTGGGTGCTGGGATTTTAACATCAGATGCTGATGGaagaaaaagaacaaaaaagaaaacaccaataaaaaatattaaacgtgttattgatcaaaataattctatagttCTGACTGAAGAACAAAAGAAATCaagcaataatttaattattgcaaATGAATTTGACACTGATATATCAAGTATTTCTGAAAGTACAtatgatgatttaaataagCCATTAAAGGAACAGATAAAATTCCCTATTTCATTGGAAAATTctggtaaaataattgaattgtttAATGAACAAACTCCAATTGTTTCTGATACATCAATTAAtgtcaacaataaaaaattgttaaaaaaccaAAGTGAACTTATGACtcccttcaaaaaaattgacaagATAACTGAGCTTAATAATGGACAACTTTCTATCAAATCTGATTCTTTAAAAAGTCAATGTGGTATAACTCAAATCCATTCGGAACAGTCTCATGctaatattaatgaacaagaaaataatcaaaatcaattaattaaatctccTAGCTTAGAAATTGAaccaaaaaaaacaaaacaggaAAAAGATcctaactttttaaaaatgtttaataattataattatttattaacaaaaaaaaagttaattaaatcaaccaaatatttaaaagaacaaGGTTTATTAGATAAAACTCATACTAACAACTCCAATGAATTAAGTAGTCCTATGAAACCTATTAGTATTGAACCAGTTAATACTAATCTAGTTGAAACCCCATACAAACGTGATGATGGTGTTGTTGATGTACCCAAAACtcctatttcaaaaataaaatgtcttacACAAGTAAATTCATTAACAGAAACACCTTCGATCGAGGTattcaaaaaaacatcatatttaaataaacagccAATTTTACAATTTCCTTCTACTTCAAGAAATTTGGGGTCTGTTGACACTTTGATTGTACTACCCGAACAGGATTCTATTAAAACCTCAAAAAATACCAATTGTGAAATTGGTTTGAGAGAATTTTTAAACCCCTCTATTCAGATTAAAACtactaacaataaattatctaacaaaacaaaaatagataaatttgaatgtactcctttaaaatctaaagtaaaatgtttaagtaaatCTAAAGTAAAAAGtctattaaaaagaaaaaatattgaagcaaaaaaaaaacaattttatgagtCTGTTAAAGTTGAGTTGTTTGGAAGTGAAGTTTCATCGAGTTCAAGTTCctgtgaattaataaatactaatgaaCAAactgaaacaataattattaataaaaaacctcaagataaagaaaaaatatctggttttaaacatatacccaagagaaaaatagttaattctaTGCCTGTTGTAAATGTTACTAGTGTTGAAAATCATTTGTTAAATGAGTTAAATAATCAACCTACCAAGATTCCTTCTATTAAACCAATTATAGTACAACAtgagaataataatgataatacttcagaaaaaataaagaaggaaaattcaaaaaatataaaaaagttcatGGTACATTTTGATGACccaatagaaaaaatttttagtttatctaAAAGTCCAAGTAAATCCACCAACAAAAATACTagtaaaataccaaaaaaaaatacaattaatgacAACTCTGAACAGTTGATTGGTTTAAGtagatatttgaataaaacatcAAGAACATATGGTTGTAGACTAAAAGGtaaaaaagtcaaaacaaTTGAACCCAGGATTAAGACAACtaaaacagataatattaattcaaaaatgcaTAATGTAAATAGATCTAGTGAGAATATTTCAACAAGTTAttctagtaataaaaaaaaatctcatgatatgaaaaatcaaagaattaaattatctgAAAGTTGTATAACAGACTTAAATGAAGTGTCTTATGAGATTGAAAATAATGcagttcataataaaaatattgtaccatTAGATTTTGAGCAAACTAAATGCCTagatgataacatttttaatccaaattgtattactaataaaaacaataacattgttaataatatttcctgTGTTACTATTAGACATGATGATAAATTAGATACTCAGATTAACAAAATTTCTGATCCAATTGACTAtatggaatatttaaaaaagtcaaaGGTGTATGAAGTAATTACTGAAGATGGTAAACATGAG atggtgtatttacatttatcagaaaaatttatttttcttgatataCTCTCAGAATTAGACAGTACACAGCTATCCGATCCAATTACCTCAACGTTGATAACAGTAAACAAAAAGCTAGGTGACATTTCAGAAATAGAAAGTGGTGAATTGACAAATGATGAAGAAATACTCATACCTATAACTAGTACCCCTAAAGATGgtgttaagataaaaaatgacaaaaataacaGAGCCAGAAGAAGCCCTTCTATTTGGGAAGATTCTTTTCATAATTATCCAATAAGACATAGAAACAACAGATATAGAGAAACAAGCtatttgcaaaataatattcatcgtaaatatgataaatatag GACAAAGAAAATTCAACACCACAATGAtcgattacaatttaataatcagAATCATTTTCAAAGAAGTAAtcatcaaaatgtaaaaagagAGTTTTGGAAAGATATAGTAAGGGGTACTGATAAATTTAAGCATAAAGATGAAAAAAGATGTTACCATGATTATAGTAAAGGAAAAAATTGGGTTGAAGAAAATCCACAAAGAAT GTCACAAAGTGATGTACAAAAGTTCCGTAGAtcagaaaatattgttaataaagcTCTTAAAAGACCCATAAatcaagaaataaataataag actcCAGCTAAGGTGTCAAAAGTTGAACATCAACGATTGCTGACAAATGTTGATGTTGATGATTTTTTGTCAGTTGTAcacggtaaaaataaaaatttataa